From Chryseobacterium shandongense, the proteins below share one genomic window:
- the ligD gene encoding DNA ligase D: MLAKPHPEAFDDEHWVFEIKWDGYRAVADLTDEPLFYSRNGISFLSKFEKVTQDFNLQKHKMILDGEIVAYDENGRPNFQLLQQIGDNPDLALVYQVFDILWLNGHSTEELPLIQRKELLKEALVETDVIKYCDHIQENGISFFSQMKKMKLEGMIAKKADSEYTENHRTSDWLKIKFTNTEEAIICGFTEPRGSRVGFGALILGKYVNGKLIYSGHTGTGFNRESILELHERLKKIVIKKSPFETRPKTNMPVTWTQPELVCEIKYSEITKDGIFRHPVFVALREDKEPEEVKNTAGEKEEANQNTKVMKATAHKKTRTSENEKEITLNRHKVKLTNQDKIYFPKDDITKGDVIEYYQSVADYILPHLKNRPLSLNRFPNGIEEQSFYQKDASDNIPDWVKTTQVYSESNDKYIDYIYCNDKATLAYLNNLGCIDMNPWNSSLPDLDHPDFLVLDLDPSKKNTFDDVIETALQVNDVLNSIKIKGYCKTSGSTGIHVYIPMGGKYDFDQVKDFAHILMKQVHEKLPKITTLERRLQKRDNNKIYLDYLQNRTGQTLASAYSLRPKEGASVSMPLEWNEVKAGMKPTDFNIHNALERIKDKGDLFKPVLGKGIDMMKALELLQDIKH; encoded by the coding sequence ATGCTTGCCAAACCGCATCCTGAAGCATTTGATGACGAACATTGGGTTTTTGAAATAAAATGGGATGGATACCGTGCAGTTGCAGATCTCACTGATGAACCTTTATTCTATTCCCGCAACGGAATTTCTTTTTTATCTAAGTTTGAGAAAGTTACTCAAGATTTTAACCTTCAGAAGCACAAAATGATTCTGGATGGTGAAATTGTAGCGTATGATGAAAACGGCAGACCGAATTTCCAGCTGCTTCAGCAAATTGGAGATAACCCAGATCTTGCTCTTGTGTATCAGGTCTTTGATATTCTTTGGCTGAACGGGCATTCTACAGAAGAACTTCCATTGATTCAAAGAAAAGAACTTCTTAAAGAAGCATTGGTGGAAACTGATGTCATCAAATATTGCGATCATATTCAGGAAAACGGTATTTCCTTTTTCAGCCAGATGAAAAAGATGAAGTTGGAAGGCATGATTGCTAAAAAAGCAGACAGCGAATACACCGAAAATCACCGGACCTCCGATTGGCTTAAAATAAAATTTACGAACACTGAAGAGGCTATTATCTGTGGATTTACGGAACCCCGCGGATCAAGAGTTGGTTTTGGAGCATTGATCCTTGGAAAATATGTTAACGGGAAACTGATCTATTCCGGTCACACCGGAACAGGTTTCAACAGAGAATCCATCCTGGAACTTCATGAAAGATTAAAGAAGATCGTCATAAAAAAGTCACCATTCGAAACCAGGCCTAAAACCAACATGCCTGTAACCTGGACTCAACCTGAACTGGTATGCGAAATAAAATATTCCGAAATTACCAAAGACGGCATTTTCCGCCACCCTGTTTTTGTGGCACTTCGTGAAGATAAAGAACCAGAAGAAGTAAAAAATACAGCCGGAGAAAAAGAGGAAGCCAACCAAAATACAAAAGTTATGAAAGCTACAGCCCATAAAAAAACACGCACTTCTGAAAACGAAAAAGAAATAACATTAAACAGGCACAAGGTAAAGCTTACCAATCAGGATAAAATCTATTTTCCTAAAGATGATATTACGAAAGGTGATGTCATAGAATATTATCAGTCTGTTGCAGACTATATTTTACCCCATCTGAAAAACAGGCCACTTTCCCTTAACCGTTTCCCGAACGGAATTGAAGAACAAAGTTTTTACCAGAAAGATGCCAGTGACAATATCCCGGACTGGGTAAAAACCACGCAGGTCTATTCGGAATCCAATGATAAATACATTGATTATATTTATTGCAACGACAAAGCGACTCTCGCGTATCTGAATAATTTAGGATGTATTGATATGAATCCGTGGAATTCTTCTTTACCTGATCTGGATCATCCTGACTTTCTTGTTTTAGATCTTGATCCTTCAAAAAAGAATACCTTTGATGATGTCATCGAAACAGCTTTGCAGGTAAATGATGTTTTAAATTCCATTAAAATTAAAGGGTATTGCAAAACTTCAGGAAGCACGGGAATTCACGTCTATATACCGATGGGCGGAAAGTATGATTTTGACCAGGTAAAAGATTTTGCCCATATTCTGATGAAGCAGGTTCATGAAAAGCTTCCGAAAATTACAACTTTGGAAAGAAGACTTCAGAAAAGAGATAATAATAAAATTTATCTAGACTATCTTCAAAACAGAACCGGACAAACTTTAGCGAGTGCTTACAGTTTGCGACCAAAAGAAGGAGCGTCTGTTTCCATGCCTTTGGAGTGGAATGAAGTAAAAGCGGGCATGAAGCCGACTGACTTCAATATTCACAACGCATTGGAAAGGATTAAAGATAAGGGAGACTTATTTAAACCCGTTCTGGGTAAAGGAATTGATATGATGAAGGCGCTGGAATTGTTGCAGGATATAAAACACTAA
- a CDS encoding DNA polymerase ligase N-terminal domain-containing protein, with translation MALKDYNAKRKFDKTSEPEGKTKKSEDKLIFVIQRHAASRLHYDFRLEMDGVLKSWAVPKGPSLDPKDKRLAMMVEDHPYDYKDFEGNIPEGNYGAGQVEIWDSGTYEPLDNNSKLSDEKELLKELHAGSLKFILHGKKLKGEFALVKMKNTEENSWLLIKHKDDFAESDYDAEENTAKNSQVTKFLEEKKSPKVSKKRS, from the coding sequence ATGGCTTTAAAAGATTACAACGCAAAAAGAAAGTTTGATAAAACCAGCGAACCCGAGGGAAAAACTAAAAAAAGTGAAGATAAGCTGATTTTTGTGATTCAGCGTCACGCAGCATCGCGGCTTCACTACGATTTCAGGCTTGAAATGGATGGCGTATTGAAAAGTTGGGCCGTACCAAAAGGGCCTTCTTTAGATCCGAAAGATAAAAGGCTTGCGATGATGGTTGAAGATCATCCTTATGACTATAAAGATTTTGAAGGAAATATTCCTGAAGGAAATTACGGTGCCGGACAAGTGGAAATCTGGGACAGCGGAACGTATGAGCCCCTGGACAATAATTCAAAACTTTCTGATGAAAAGGAATTGCTTAAAGAGCTGCACGCAGGTTCATTAAAATTTATCCTTCACGGAAAAAAACTAAAAGGTGAATTTGCCTTGGTTAAAATGAAAAACACAGAAGAAAATTCATGGCTGCTTATCAAACATAAAGATGACTTTGCAGAAAGCGATTATGATGCAGAAGAAAATACCGCAAAAAATTCACAGGTTACCAAATTCTTAGAGGAAAAAAAAAGCCCAAAAGTCAGCAAAAAAAGGTCGTAA
- the ku gene encoding non-homologous end joining protein Ku has translation MKAIWNGAIGFGLVNIPVKIYSATETTKLDLDMLDKSDFSNIRFKRVNENTGKEVKWENIVKGYLMDDKYIILDEEDYEAASPEKSKILSIDQFVKESEVDSVYFENPYYLEPQKNGENAYRLLLKALAKTEMVGIGTFVLRESEAIGMIRPYNDDVLVLNRLRFAQEIRDYSDLKIPAKKAPKPAELKMAVNLIEQLSQEFDPEMYKDTYSEALMKIIKQKAKGKNIKAKKAEPAKEGKVIDLMAQLKASLQSPKSKNAS, from the coding sequence ATGAAAGCAATCTGGAACGGCGCCATTGGCTTTGGCTTAGTAAATATCCCGGTAAAAATCTATTCAGCAACAGAAACCACCAAACTGGATCTTGATATGCTTGATAAATCTGATTTTTCAAATATCCGCTTTAAAAGGGTAAATGAAAATACAGGTAAAGAGGTAAAATGGGAAAATATTGTGAAAGGTTACCTTATGGATGATAAATACATTATTCTTGATGAAGAAGACTATGAAGCAGCCAGCCCGGAGAAATCGAAGATACTATCAATTGATCAGTTTGTCAAAGAATCGGAAGTTGACTCTGTTTATTTTGAAAATCCATACTATCTGGAACCGCAAAAAAACGGCGAAAATGCCTATAGACTTCTCTTAAAAGCTTTAGCTAAAACAGAAATGGTAGGAATAGGAACTTTTGTTCTTCGGGAAAGTGAAGCAATCGGTATGATCCGTCCTTATAATGATGATGTTCTTGTTCTTAACCGACTGAGATTCGCCCAGGAAATAAGAGATTACAGCGATCTGAAAATCCCTGCTAAAAAAGCTCCTAAACCGGCAGAATTGAAAATGGCAGTAAACCTTATAGAACAGCTTTCACAGGAGTTCGATCCGGAAATGTACAAAGACACCTACTCTGAAGCATTAATGAAAATCATTAAGCAGAAAGCGAAGGGTAAGAATATCAAAGCGAAAAAAGCTGAACCGGCAAAAGAAGGTAAAGTAATTGACCTTATGGCGCAGCTGAAAGCCAGTTTACAAAGTCCAAAATCTAAAAATGCATCATAA
- the aspS gene encoding aspartate--tRNA ligase: protein MFRSHNNGELSLKNLNEEVTLSGWVQTIRDKGFMIWIDLRDRYGITQLVFDQERSTAELMENAKKLGREFVIQVTGKVIERVSKNPNIPTGEIEILVEKLKVLNESQLPPFTIEDETDGGEELRMKYRYLDIRRNPVKDKLIFRHKMAQKVRNYLSDNGFIEVETPVLIKSTPEGARDFVVPSRMNPGQFYALPQSPQTFKQLLMVGGMDKYFQIVKCFRDEDLRADRQPEFTQIDCEMAFVEQEDVMNVFEGMTKTLLKDITGQEFGDFPRMTFADAMKKYGNDKPDIRFGMEFVELNELVKGKDFKIFDEAELVVGIKVEGCAEYTRKQIDELVDWVKRPQIGASGMVWVKFQNDGVKTSSVNKFYNEEDLAKIIEKFGAKEGDLILILSGNENKVRTQLSALRMELGNRLGLRKGNEFAPLWVVDFPLLEFDDESGRYHAMHHPFTSPKPEDIHLLETDPGKARANAYDMVLNGNEIGGGSIRIFDKDLQSKMFDLLGFTKEEAEAQFGFLMNAFKYGAPPHGGLAFGFDRLVAILDGNEVIRDYIAFPKNNSGRDVMIDAPASIAEEQLDELELKLNLKS, encoded by the coding sequence ATGTTTCGATCGCACAACAACGGAGAATTATCTCTCAAAAATCTTAATGAAGAAGTTACACTTTCAGGATGGGTACAGACCATTCGTGATAAAGGATTTATGATTTGGATAGACCTTCGTGATCGTTACGGAATTACGCAATTGGTTTTCGATCAGGAACGTTCTACTGCGGAACTGATGGAAAATGCAAAAAAACTGGGGCGTGAATTTGTGATTCAGGTTACGGGAAAAGTAATTGAAAGAGTAAGCAAAAATCCGAATATTCCTACAGGAGAAATTGAAATTCTTGTTGAAAAATTAAAGGTTCTTAATGAATCTCAGCTTCCACCTTTCACCATTGAAGATGAAACGGACGGTGGCGAAGAATTAAGAATGAAGTACCGCTACCTCGACATTAGAAGAAATCCCGTAAAAGATAAGCTGATCTTCCGTCACAAAATGGCACAGAAAGTTAGAAATTACCTTTCAGACAATGGATTTATCGAGGTTGAAACGCCGGTTTTGATTAAATCTACTCCGGAAGGAGCGAGAGATTTCGTAGTACCAAGCAGAATGAATCCGGGACAGTTTTACGCTTTGCCGCAGTCTCCTCAGACATTTAAACAATTATTAATGGTGGGCGGAATGGATAAATATTTTCAGATCGTAAAATGTTTCCGTGATGAAGATTTAAGAGCAGACAGACAGCCGGAATTCACCCAGATCGATTGTGAAATGGCTTTCGTGGAACAGGAAGATGTAATGAATGTTTTTGAAGGAATGACTAAAACCTTATTGAAAGACATCACAGGTCAGGAATTCGGAGATTTCCCAAGAATGACGTTTGCAGATGCCATGAAAAAATACGGAAACGACAAACCGGATATCCGTTTCGGAATGGAATTCGTAGAGCTGAACGAACTGGTAAAAGGAAAAGATTTCAAAATATTTGATGAAGCAGAACTGGTTGTAGGGATTAAGGTTGAAGGTTGTGCAGAATATACGAGAAAGCAGATCGATGAGCTTGTTGACTGGGTGAAAAGACCACAAATCGGAGCTTCGGGAATGGTTTGGGTAAAATTCCAGAACGACGGTGTAAAAACATCTTCGGTTAACAAATTCTACAATGAGGAAGATTTAGCAAAAATCATTGAAAAATTCGGGGCTAAAGAAGGAGATCTTATATTGATTCTTTCCGGTAACGAAAATAAAGTAAGAACGCAGCTTTCCGCTTTGAGAATGGAACTTGGTAACCGTTTAGGCTTAAGAAAAGGAAACGAGTTCGCCCCACTTTGGGTGGTAGATTTTCCACTCCTTGAATTTGATGATGAAAGCGGACGTTATCATGCCATGCACCATCCTTTCACCTCTCCGAAACCGGAAGATATTCATCTTTTGGAAACCGATCCTGGCAAAGCAAGAGCCAATGCTTATGATATGGTTTTGAACGGAAACGAAATCGGTGGTGGTTCGATCAGAATTTTCGATAAAGACCTTCAGTCCAAGATGTTTGATTTGTTAGGCTTCACTAAAGAAGAAGCAGAAGCGCAGTTCGGATTCCTGATGAACGCTTTTAAATATGGTGCTCCGCCTCACGGTGGATTAGCGTTTGGATTCGACCGTTTGGTTGCTATTCTTGATGGAAATGAGGTGATCAGAGATTATATTGCTTTTCCTAAAAACAATTCAGGACGGGATGTGATGATTGACGCACCTGCCTCCATTGCTGAAGAACAGCTTGATGAACTGGAACTTAAATTAAATTTAAAATCATAA
- a CDS encoding MATE family efflux transporter, translated as MSKYFNFLKKALSGEEVDYTKVTIRSAVLLLAIPMMLEMAMESVFALVDLYFVGHLKESGFAIQTVGLTESVLSVMYSIAIGMSMAATAMVARRIGEKNPEQASRSAAQVLLVSFAVTFILSLFGVMYAEEILILMGSKPEAAAYGKDFTRIMMGSSVIIMLLFLINGIFRGAGNAAIAMKSLWIANIANIILCPLLIKGFGPVPAMGLTGAALATTIGRSIGVIYQLYHLLIADTQIRIHSKYFKPDFNIITSVIKIATPGIFQFVIASCSWIFLAQLVATTGGENASAGYQTALRLMMFFMLPAWGLSSAASTLVGQNMGANEMLRAEQSVMKTVKYNVIFMVTVSVVFFFMGDFLAGFFTSETEIRSIATNALHIMAVGFIFYGIGMVMINAFNGAGDTWTPTWVNLCGFWLFQIPLAYLLSKHFELGPKGVFISIPVAEALITIVAFILFKKGKWKMVKV; from the coding sequence ATGTCAAAATATTTCAACTTTCTGAAAAAAGCATTAAGCGGAGAAGAAGTCGACTATACAAAAGTAACCATAAGAAGCGCGGTTCTTCTTCTGGCAATTCCCATGATGCTGGAAATGGCGATGGAGTCTGTATTTGCATTGGTAGATCTTTATTTTGTGGGACATCTGAAAGAAAGCGGATTTGCAATACAGACAGTCGGCCTAACAGAATCTGTACTCTCGGTAATGTATTCTATTGCAATTGGGATGAGTATGGCTGCCACAGCTATGGTTGCCAGAAGAATTGGAGAAAAAAATCCTGAACAGGCTTCCAGGAGTGCAGCTCAGGTCCTGTTGGTTTCTTTTGCGGTTACTTTTATTTTAAGTTTGTTCGGAGTGATGTACGCTGAAGAAATTTTGATTCTGATGGGCTCAAAGCCCGAAGCTGCAGCTTATGGGAAAGACTTTACGAGAATTATGATGGGAAGCAGCGTTATTATTATGTTGTTATTTCTGATTAACGGGATTTTCAGAGGGGCTGGAAATGCTGCAATTGCCATGAAATCTCTTTGGATCGCCAATATTGCCAATATTATTTTATGTCCGTTATTAATTAAAGGTTTTGGGCCTGTTCCGGCAATGGGATTGACAGGAGCAGCTCTTGCTACAACCATCGGAAGAAGCATTGGTGTGATTTATCAATTGTATCATCTTTTAATTGCAGATACGCAGATCAGAATTCATTCTAAATATTTTAAACCTGATTTTAACATTATTACCTCTGTTATAAAAATTGCAACTCCCGGAATTTTTCAGTTTGTGATTGCCTCGTGCAGCTGGATATTTCTGGCTCAGCTGGTGGCAACAACCGGCGGTGAAAATGCTTCTGCCGGTTATCAGACTGCTTTACGTTTAATGATGTTTTTTATGCTTCCGGCTTGGGGATTAAGCAGTGCTGCATCTACACTTGTAGGACAAAATATGGGAGCTAACGAAATGCTGCGAGCAGAGCAGTCTGTTATGAAAACCGTGAAATATAATGTGATTTTCATGGTAACGGTAAGTGTTGTTTTCTTTTTTATGGGAGATTTTTTAGCCGGATTTTTCACCAGTGAAACTGAGATCAGAAGTATAGCAACCAACGCACTGCATATTATGGCTGTAGGATTTATCTTTTACGGAATCGGGATGGTGATGATTAATGCTTTTAATGGTGCCGGAGATACATGGACGCCGACATGGGTGAATCTTTGCGGCTTCTGGCTGTTTCAGATCCCTCTTGCTTATCTTCTCTCAAAACATTTTGAATTGGGGCCAAAAGGAGTTTTTATCTCAATTCCTGTTGCTGAAGCTTTGATAACAATCGTTGCTTTTATATTATTTAAAAAAGGAAAGTGGAAAATGGTGAAAGTTTAG
- a CDS encoding 30S ribosomal protein THX, which yields MGKGDKKSKRGKINNGSYGKRRPRKSSKTIAASEEKSKA from the coding sequence ATGGGAAAAGGAGACAAAAAATCAAAAAGAGGGAAGATTAACAATGGAAGCTACGGAAAAAGAAGACCAAGAAAATCTTCAAAAACTATTGCTGCTTCTGAAGAAAAATCTAAAGCCTAA
- a CDS encoding DUF937 domain-containing protein, whose amino-acid sequence MSLMDLLTGNTGSQVAERAENKFGINRNQVLALLAVAAPLIISYLSKKSQSANEAESLNTALNKDHDGSILNDVTQAEARQSEGNSILNHIFGGEKQTVENQLSQKTGISIDKIGPVLAMLAPIIMGYIGKEKQQSNVGAGGLGGLLESILGNASSQTKDGASNPLNDIIGSVLGNDNKKKGDEDGGLGSILGNIFGGK is encoded by the coding sequence ATGAGCTTAATGGATTTACTTACAGGAAATACCGGCAGTCAGGTAGCTGAACGTGCTGAGAACAAATTTGGCATCAACAGAAACCAGGTACTTGCTTTGCTGGCTGTCGCCGCACCACTAATTATTTCTTATCTCAGCAAAAAATCACAGTCGGCCAACGAGGCAGAATCTTTGAATACAGCTCTGAATAAAGATCATGACGGAAGCATTCTTAATGATGTTACCCAAGCCGAAGCAAGACAGTCTGAAGGAAATTCGATCCTCAATCATATTTTCGGCGGAGAAAAGCAAACAGTGGAAAATCAGTTATCACAAAAGACAGGAATTTCCATAGATAAGATCGGGCCTGTTCTAGCAATGTTGGCACCTATTATTATGGGCTATATTGGCAAAGAAAAACAGCAGAGCAATGTTGGAGCCGGAGGTTTGGGAGGGCTTCTTGAAAGTATTTTAGGGAATGCTTCGAGCCAGACAAAAGACGGGGCATCAAATCCACTGAACGATATTATCGGAAGTGTTTTAGGAAATGACAATAAGAAAAAAGGCGATGAAGATGGAGGACTCGGAAGTATTTTGGGAAATATTTTCGGAGGGAAATAA
- a CDS encoding DUF2480 family protein: protein MSEEFEIRNKVAESGLINFDLTDLVPKGERKGIDLKDFLFMEMILKEKDFREKVAAIDVEEYRDAYVYVYNSADAIVPLWAYFLITAKLTDVTKKIVFGNREDLEVILMHNAVKNYNFEEMRGKRVLVKGCSDKEIPENAYIELVEQLKPVVKSLMFGEACSNVPIVKN, encoded by the coding sequence ATGTCAGAAGAATTTGAAATCCGAAATAAAGTTGCAGAGAGCGGACTCATCAATTTTGATCTTACCGATCTTGTACCGAAAGGTGAAAGAAAGGGGATCGACCTAAAAGATTTTCTCTTTATGGAAATGATTTTGAAGGAAAAAGATTTTCGTGAAAAAGTTGCCGCAATTGATGTTGAAGAATACCGTGATGCCTATGTGTATGTGTATAATTCGGCAGATGCCATTGTTCCGCTTTGGGCATATTTCTTAATTACGGCCAAATTAACCGATGTTACCAAAAAAATTGTTTTCGGAAACCGTGAAGATCTGGAAGTTATTTTGATGCACAATGCCGTTAAAAATTATAATTTTGAAGAAATGCGCGGTAAGAGAGTGTTGGTGAAAGGCTGTTCCGACAAGGAAATTCCGGAGAATGCTTATATTGAACTTGTAGAGCAGCTTAAGCCTGTTGTTAAATCTTTAATGTTTGGTGAAGCGTGTTCGAATGTTCCTATTGTAAAGAATTAA
- the lpxB gene encoding lipid-A-disaccharide synthase, protein MKYYIIAGEASGDLHGSNLMKALKLKDSHAEFRFWGGDLMAKQGGTLVKHYRDLAFMGFLEVAMNLRTILKNIKFCKEDIQNNKPDILILVDYPGFNLRIAKFAKELGIKVVYYISPQLWAWKEGRVETIKKYVDEMMVILPFEEDFYKKHGVHSHFVGHPLLDAISTLENINAENFKMENGLNEKEIIALLPGSRKQEVEKMLQIMLSVRPYFKDYQFVIAGAPSLPKGFYEKYVDDNVHFVSNKTYDLLRCSKAALVTSGTATLETALLNVPEVVCYRGSKVSYAIAKRLVKNIKYISLVNLIMDREVVKELIQNDLNTSNLVEELKKILVTEKRFEVFRDYELLREKLGGKGASENAAEVILKM, encoded by the coding sequence ATGAAGTATTATATCATTGCCGGAGAAGCTTCCGGAGACTTGCACGGGAGTAATTTAATGAAAGCGCTGAAACTGAAGGATTCTCATGCGGAGTTCAGATTCTGGGGAGGTGATCTAATGGCTAAACAAGGTGGAACTCTGGTTAAACATTACCGGGATCTTGCTTTCATGGGCTTTCTGGAAGTGGCAATGAACCTTAGAACGATTCTGAAAAATATTAAATTTTGTAAAGAGGATATTCAAAATAACAAACCGGATATTCTTATTCTTGTAGATTACCCAGGTTTTAATTTAAGAATTGCCAAATTTGCAAAGGAACTTGGGATCAAGGTTGTCTATTATATTTCTCCTCAGCTCTGGGCTTGGAAGGAAGGAAGGGTAGAGACCATCAAAAAATATGTTGATGAAATGATGGTAATTCTTCCGTTTGAAGAAGATTTTTATAAGAAGCACGGCGTTCATTCACATTTTGTAGGACATCCTTTGCTGGATGCCATCTCCACATTAGAAAACATTAATGCAGAAAATTTCAAAATGGAGAATGGATTAAATGAAAAGGAAATTATTGCATTATTGCCAGGTTCACGAAAGCAGGAAGTAGAAAAAATGCTGCAAATCATGCTTTCCGTAAGGCCTTATTTTAAAGATTATCAGTTCGTGATTGCCGGTGCACCAAGCCTTCCTAAGGGGTTTTATGAAAAGTATGTGGATGATAATGTACATTTTGTATCCAATAAAACCTACGATCTGCTAAGGTGTTCAAAGGCAGCTTTGGTCACATCCGGAACAGCCACACTGGAAACTGCATTGCTGAATGTTCCTGAAGTGGTTTGCTATCGCGGAAGCAAAGTTTCTTACGCAATTGCTAAAAGACTCGTGAAGAATATCAAGTATATTTCTTTGGTTAACTTGATTATGGATCGCGAAGTGGTTAAGGAATTGATTCAGAATGATTTAAATACCAGTAATTTGGTTGAGGAGTTAAAGAAAATACTTGTAACTGAAAAAAGATTTGAGGTGTTCAGGGATTATGAATTGTTAAGGGAAAAACTCGGTGGAAAAGGAGCCAGTGAAAATGCTGCAGAAGTTATTTTAAAAATGTAA
- a CDS encoding ComEC/Rec2 family competence protein encodes MKKQPLLILVIFFILGIFFKDQFSLDETYILAIAGITLLVVITTFFKNYFLYRMQPYLLCIMFFGIGIVLHFFNTCENPVSIEGDHSIIFKISGKLNANEKYRKYEAVVQLERQAFTAVIYIPKSEKQLNINHYYQAKAFVSKPRAPQYDFQFDYSKYLQRKNIDFQCFINDEVYAAERTDLSWGEQFSQARLDVLQNIGKMQMSSQSKEFLKGIILADRTEIDAQTVQDFSRSGLVHFLAISGTHIIVIFGLFYFLLIKVLPVKLRKCAILASLGLIWIFTAFIGFGSSVVRSSLMLTIYFIYILLQRKPDLLHSLALSAFTILLFDTQQIFDVGFQLSFLAVLGIFWLNQPILNHLPKQNNRLKKIIFNTISVSVSAQLATLPLVLYYFHQFSFISIIANFFIIPFSEIIIVFSFLMTALIALNADFQYLNILYEFIIEILLAIIHWFANFNEVFFENIPMNNYEVFSLFLIVILLRYLLVKCNLKNFTRCIMATVAFFVVRLSSDFYAMKKTEVLIHDFSKNKVISIKKNNDVCFWIEEKSDISKIVKFVINPYCASRRVKRFEIKILPKTAEKIVYQHKTYEIK; translated from the coding sequence TTGAAAAAGCAGCCTCTTCTCATTCTTGTCATATTTTTTATTCTTGGGATTTTCTTTAAGGATCAATTTTCTCTTGATGAAACTTACATTTTAGCGATTGCAGGAATAACTTTGCTTGTTGTTATTACCACGTTTTTTAAAAATTATTTCTTATACAGAATGCAGCCTTACCTGTTGTGTATAATGTTTTTCGGCATAGGAATCGTTCTTCATTTTTTCAATACTTGTGAAAATCCTGTTTCCATTGAAGGAGATCATTCCATTATTTTTAAAATTTCAGGAAAGCTTAATGCTAATGAAAAATACAGGAAATATGAGGCTGTTGTACAGCTTGAAAGACAGGCTTTTACAGCAGTCATCTATATTCCGAAAAGCGAAAAACAACTTAATATTAACCATTATTACCAGGCAAAGGCTTTTGTTTCAAAACCCAGAGCTCCACAATACGATTTCCAGTTTGATTATTCAAAATATTTACAACGTAAAAATATTGATTTTCAATGTTTTATTAATGATGAGGTGTATGCTGCGGAAAGAACTGATTTAAGTTGGGGTGAACAATTTTCTCAGGCACGATTAGATGTTCTTCAGAATATTGGCAAAATGCAAATGTCTTCACAGTCAAAAGAATTTTTGAAAGGAATTATTCTTGCAGATCGTACTGAAATCGATGCGCAGACCGTTCAGGATTTCAGCAGATCCGGACTCGTACATTTTCTGGCAATTTCGGGAACCCATATTATTGTGATTTTTGGATTATTTTATTTCTTATTAATTAAAGTTCTACCGGTAAAACTTAGAAAATGTGCCATTCTTGCAAGCCTTGGGTTGATTTGGATTTTTACCGCTTTCATTGGTTTTGGTAGTTCTGTAGTCCGCTCAAGCCTTATGTTGACTATTTATTTCATCTATATTCTGCTTCAGCGTAAACCAGACTTGCTTCATTCTCTAGCATTATCGGCTTTTACTATTTTATTGTTTGATACACAGCAAATATTTGATGTGGGATTTCAATTAAGCTTTCTTGCTGTATTGGGTATATTCTGGCTAAATCAGCCAATTCTCAATCATCTTCCTAAACAGAACAACCGATTGAAAAAAATTATTTTCAATACTATTTCAGTTTCAGTTTCGGCTCAGTTGGCAACGCTTCCTTTGGTGTTATACTATTTTCATCAGTTTTCATTCATTTCCATTATTGCTAATTTTTTTATTATTCCTTTTTCTGAAATTATTATTGTATTTTCATTTTTAATGACTGCTTTAATAGCTCTCAATGCAGATTTCCAATACCTGAATATTTTATACGAATTCATCATCGAAATCCTACTTGCAATAATTCATTGGTTTGCCAATTTTAACGAAGTCTTTTTTGAAAATATTCCTATGAATAATTATGAAGTCTTTTCCTTATTTTTAATTGTTATTTTGTTAAGGTATCTTCTTGTAAAATGTAATCTTAAGAATTTTACGAGATGTATAATGGCTACTGTTGCTTTTTTTGTAGTGAGGTTAAGCTCTGATTTTTATGCAATGAAAAAAACTGAAGTACTTATTCATGATTTCTCTAAAAATAAAGTAATATCCATTAAGAAAAATAATGATGTCTGTTTTTGGATTGAAGAAAAATCAGATATATCCAAAATTGTAAAATTTGTCATTAATCCTTACTGTGCTTCAAGACGTGTAAAAAGATTTGAGATAAAAATTCTTCCTAAGACGGCTGAAAAAATCGTTTACCAACATAAAACGTACGAAATAAAATAA